Sequence from the Corallococcus sp. EGB genome:
CGCAGGTGACGACGGACGCGTACACAGGCGCGCGTGCCGTCCGGCTGGTGGCGAACGGCACGCGGCTGGACTCGCAGGCCATGACAGCCCGGCCGGGGGACAGGTACAGCGTGGATGCCCTGGCGAAGTCCACGCAGCTGGGCGCGGGCCTCTCCGTGCAGCTCGTCTGGTACGACGGGGCCTTCAACGTCCTGGCCACCGCGAGCACCACGCAGGCCCTCTCCGCGAGTGGTTGGGAGCGCCTCACGGGCTTCCACACCGCGCCGGCCAGCACGCGCTACGTCCAGGTGCGCCTCGTGGCCCTCGTCACCCAGGGCGCGCCGTGGGTTTACGTCGATTCGGTGCGGTTGGAGCGCGTGGGCGGACTCGTCGAGCCATGGGCGGCCATCCGCACCGGGCAGATTTCGGACCTCACGAATGGGTGGACGGCCTGGGACGCGGCGGCGTGGCCGCTGGGTTTCTACAAGGGCGCAGACAACGAGGTGGCGGCGCGCGGTCTGCTGAGGCCTGGGACGGTGGGCTACGTGAACGCGTACCGATTCCCGGTTGGCTACCGGCCCAGCACCAACCGGATTCTCGCGCTTCCCACCAGCCACGGCTTCGGCATGGCGCAGCTCAACGTGGACGGAGGCCTCCAGGTTTTCAGCCTGCCCACGGGCACGGCCTGGGTGAGCCTGGACGCGGTGCGCTTCCGGGCGGAGGGGTAGCGCGCGCCACGGCGGGAAGTTGCCCCCATTGAAAGGGGGAATGACGACTCCCTGCCCTGAACTCTTCTCCCGCGTCGCCCTGGCGTCCCTCTACCCGCCCTTCCGCGAGGTGATGGCCGAAGTCATTTCCCGTTGCCGAGCGCGAGGCGCGGACTACGTGGCCACGCGCGGCTTCGCCACGTTCGCCGAGCAGGAGGTCCTCCACGCTCGGCACCTCCGAGGCGAGGGCGGACGCGCGGCCCCAGCGGGCCTCTCGGCCCACAACTACGGCCTCGCCGTGGACTTTTGCCGCGATGCGGACGTGGACCGTCCGGGACTCCAACCGCGTTGGGACACGGCTGCGTATGCCGTCCTCGGCGAGGAGACGCGGCGCGCGGGCCTCGTGTGGGGCGGCTCCTTCGGAGATGCGCCGCACTGCCAGTGGCCCGGCCTCGTGAGCGGCACGCAGCTTCAGCCCGTGCGTGGCCTCTTCCTCTCGGAGCCGGCCAGCGCCACGGACGCGCAGCGGCTCGCCTCCGTCTGGCGCTTCCTCGACACGACGCGAGCGCGGCCCGACTGGCGCGCTGGCAACCCCACGCTGGCTGCGTCCTTGGCGCGGCTCGGCTCCTGACTCCTCACCCACGAAAGGCAATGCCCATGCTTCGACGTCTTGCTGTCGTGCTGTCCCTGTCCCTCTTCCTCCCAGCTGTCGCCTTCGCCCAGGTGGCCACCGCGCTGAACCCTGGCAACGTGGAGGCCTTCGCGCGCCTCGTCCTCGACGCGGTGACGGCCCGCAACTGGGCCCTCGTCGCGTCCCTTGCCGTCGTTGCCCTCGTCTACGTGCTGCGCCGGTACGTGGGGGCCTGGTGGCCGGTGCTGCGCACGGCGCGGGTGGGCGCGGTGCTGGCGGTGCTGCTGGCTGTCGCGGGCGCGGTGGCCAACGCACTGCTGGCGGAGGAAGCCTTCACGGTGGCGCTGCTGCTGAAGGCGGTGGCCATCGGCCTCGGGGCGGCCGGAGGCTTCTCCGTGGTGAAGGCGCTCCTCTTCGGCGACGCGGAGGCCGAGGCCGTGCAGAAGGCGGGGGAGGCAGCAGCCGGAGAGATTGCCGGCAAGGCGGCGGCGGTGGCCGCGCTGGAGTCCCTCACGCCCGGCAGCAAGTCGTGAGGCCCCTGGTGCTCGCGCTGGCCCTTGCCCTCGCGGGGCCGGCGCACGCCGAGGGCGAGGTGCTGGACGTGGCCCGCGCCACTGTGACGCTTCAGGACGGGCGCACGCTGGCGGTGTCCGAGGGCTGCTGGCTGTCCACGGAGCGCTGCGTCCTCACGGCCCGCGAGCTGCGGCGCCTGGACGCCGAGAACGCGGAGCTGCGCAGGCAGTCCGCCCGCGTGCCCGTGGTGGTGCTGGTGGCGGTGGTGCTCGGAGCGGGCGTCGGCTTCGCGGCGGCACGACTCGCAAGGTGAGGTAGCAACGCCCCACCTGCAATGGAGGCCTCCAAGGCCTTTCCAGACGATGGAGATTTTCCCGTCTGGTACGGTTCCGCGTCGGAGAGCCTCCGTTGCCGCGACTTGCCGCCCTTCTCGTCCTGCTGCTGGGAACCGCCGCCCCTGCGCAACCCGCCCCCGCCTCTCGCGAGCGCCAGGAGCGGCGCATCGCCCTTCCGGATAGCCCCTCGGACCCCGTGCCGGAGCTGCACGTCGCGGCCGGCGCCGTCACCTTGCTTCTCTTCGATGCGTCGTTGGACCGGGCCTCCGTGGAACTGGAGGGGCGCGAGCGATTCCGGCTCGTGGACGTCGGGGAGCGCTCCCTCCTCTTCGAGCCTGCCATAGACTTGGGGGCCGGGGAGCGGCTGGGGCTCCGGGTGAGGTTCTCCGATGGCGCACGTCCCGAGCATGCGGTTTTCATGCTGGTGACTCACCCGTCTGAGGTTGATGCGCGGGTCCAGGTCTTCCGCCGGGCGCAGTCGATTGGAGCCCTTCAGGCAGAGTTGGCGGCTGTGCGTGCCCAACTCAAAGCGAAGGATGCCGAGCTTGCGGCACTTCGAGAGCGCAGCGAGGTGCATAGCCCAGCGGGCCTCACCTTGGAGGGGCTCCTCGATGAGGGCGGGGTGTCGTCGAGCAAGGTTGAAGCCCAATCGAAGCAGGAGGCGAGGTCCTCGTTGCATGTCGTGGATGGCTTTAGCCTCCGGGCTCCTTCCTGGGGAGTTGTGTCCGTGGACGTGAAGAATAGTGGCAGGACGCACTGGATGCCCACGGAGGCGCGCCTCACTAGCTCAACGGGAGGCGTGCAAGTGCAGGTGCTCGGCGTGCGCATGAAGCAGCCTCAGATTGGGCCCGGAGAAGTCGGCACAGTCGTGGTGGAGACGGACGTTGTGTCCTGGAAGGCGGGGACAGTGTTCCTCCTGGAATTGATGGATTCGTCGGGCGCGCGCCGCGTTCTCGTTCCTCGTGTAGTGCTGTAGAGGGTCGGCCATGCTGACGGTTATCCACCATCCCGCGCAGCTACCGCCTGGGTACATGATTCACGGCTGGCGCGTTGTGAAGCTGCTGGGCGCAGGCACCTACGGTGCCGTCTACCGCGTCGAGATGAACGGCCACCACTTCGCGATGAAGATCGCCATGCACCGTCCTGGCAGTGGGGATGCGGAACAGGCGGACGCGCGGCTGATGCGTGAGCTGGGATGCCTCGTTCACCTACGCCACGCGAACATCGTCGGGCTCCACGCCCACGGTCGCTTCCCGGAGCTTCGGACGGGCTGGCTGTATGTCGTCCTCGACTTCGTGGAGGGCTACACGCTTGCGGAGTGGGTGGAGCGGATGCACCCGACGGCGCAGGAGGTGGTTCGCGTCTTCGAGAAGCTCGCGTGCGCGATGGACTACATGCACGGTCGCGGTGTCTTCCATCGCGACTTGAAGCTCGTGAACATCATGGTGCGCGCCAAGGATAGCGAGCCCGTCATCCTCGACTTCAGCGCAGGCGACTACACGCACGCCGAGGACTTGACGGACGCCCCCCTGCCGCCGGGCACCCGCCGCTATCGCTCGCCCGAGGCCTCGCGCTTCCTGAAGGAGCATGGGGACGAGAAGGGGGCGCGGTATGAGTTCAAGGTGACGGATGACGTCTACGCGCTGGGTGTCTGCCTCTATGACGTGCTGACGACGCCGGAGCCCACGAGCGGTTCCCCGAAAGCCGCTGTCGAAGGCCGGTGGGTGCCCCAGCAAGCCCGGGACCTGAACGCGCGGGTGCCAGCGGGACTCAGTGACGTGGCGATGCGCTTCATCGCGCGAAGCCCTGACGAACGCCCTCCCACGGCGGAGGTGATGCGCCGCGAGTTGGAAGCCCTTGCGGGCGAGGCAGGACCGGAGTGGACCGTGCCGGTCCATATCCCTTCGATGAAGCCCCCAACTGCCCCAGCCTCCAACACGAACGAGGAGACGCCCCCAGCGCGCCGCGTGAGGCGCGCTAGGGCGGTGGATGCCGGGGTGGCCCTTCTCGTCGTGGCGGCGGTGGTGGGAGCCTTCGCGTGGCTGCGCCCCACGCCGCCGCCTCCTGTCCCGAGGGAAGTCGTAGTGCATTCGGCTGAGCCCGCCGCGCCAAGGGATGCGGGGGGCGCCTCCCTCGTGCCTTCGCTCGCGCGTACCGATTCGGGGGACGCGGGCCCCTCACTTGACGCGGGCGACATGCTGACCGCGTCGTCCCCTGGGGTAGCTTTGCCCCCTCTTGATTCTGTCCGGAAGGAAAGCTCCGCCGTGAAGCGTGCTCCCATCGTCGCAAGCCCGTCCACCTCCCTGGACAAGAAGGCCCCCGCCACCAGCGCTAGGGCGGAGTTCCTCGCGAAGTGCGCTGCGGTGAGCGCCGCCGTGGCCTTGCAGCTTGGCTGCCCCAGCAGTTCCCAGGTTCGTCCCGAATCAGGGGCGTGCCCCGAGGAGGCGCGCACTGCCATGTTCGATGAGCTGTTCTTGACAACGCGTTCCTCCCTCAACGTCACCATCGATAGGAGCCAGCCGGGCGATCCGGGCGATGACGGAGTGTTCCAGGATGGCCCCGTGACAG
This genomic interval carries:
- a CDS encoding M15 family metallopeptidase, with product MTTPCPELFSRVALASLYPPFREVMAEVISRCRARGADYVATRGFATFAEQEVLHARHLRGEGGRAAPAGLSAHNYGLAVDFCRDADVDRPGLQPRWDTAAYAVLGEETRRAGLVWGGSFGDAPHCQWPGLVSGTQLQPVRGLFLSEPASATDAQRLASVWRFLDTTRARPDWRAGNPTLAASLARLGS
- a CDS encoding serine/threonine-protein kinase, which translates into the protein MLTVIHHPAQLPPGYMIHGWRVVKLLGAGTYGAVYRVEMNGHHFAMKIAMHRPGSGDAEQADARLMRELGCLVHLRHANIVGLHAHGRFPELRTGWLYVVLDFVEGYTLAEWVERMHPTAQEVVRVFEKLACAMDYMHGRGVFHRDLKLVNIMVRAKDSEPVILDFSAGDYTHAEDLTDAPLPPGTRRYRSPEASRFLKEHGDEKGARYEFKVTDDVYALGVCLYDVLTTPEPTSGSPKAAVEGRWVPQQARDLNARVPAGLSDVAMRFIARSPDERPPTAEVMRRELEALAGEAGPEWTVPVHIPSMKPPTAPASNTNEETPPARRVRRARAVDAGVALLVVAAVVGAFAWLRPTPPPPVPREVVVHSAEPAAPRDAGGASLVPSLARTDSGDAGPSLDAGDMLTASSPGVALPPLDSVRKESSAVKRAPIVASPSTSLDKKAPATSARAEFLAKCAAVSAAVALQLGCPSSSQVRPESGACPEEARTAMFDELFLTTRSSLNVTIDRSQPGDPGDDGVFQDGPVTGVVYKGTTGPRGIPKGTVLYGRLWTGDGTFLLARYTEARLPDGRTLPVCLAIGKNGPQEAWAGSKPGAVVYSRVQVAYVVERWP
- a CDS encoding DUF2381 family protein — encoded protein: MPRLAALLVLLLGTAAPAQPAPASRERQERRIALPDSPSDPVPELHVAAGAVTLLLFDASLDRASVELEGRERFRLVDVGERSLLFEPAIDLGAGERLGLRVRFSDGARPEHAVFMLVTHPSEVDARVQVFRRAQSIGALQAELAAVRAQLKAKDAELAALRERSEVHSPAGLTLEGLLDEGGVSSSKVEAQSKQEARSSLHVVDGFSLRAPSWGVVSVDVKNSGRTHWMPTEARLTSSTGGVQVQVLGVRMKQPQIGPGEVGTVVVETDVVSWKAGTVFLLELMDSSGARRVLVPRVVL